The sequence GGCGGACCTGGGGCGGGTGGCCACGCTCATCCACCGCCCGGAGCCCGGAGACCCGACTCCGCACGGGGTGACGACGCGCCCCTGGCAGGAGGAGCTCACCGGCAACATGCGTCCCGTGCTGTGGATGCTGTGGGGCGCGGTGGCCTTCGTGCTGCTCATCGCCTGCGCCAACGTGGCGAACCTGATGCTGGTGCGGGCGCTGGCGCGGCAGCGGGACGGCGCCATCCGCGCGGCGCTGGGGGCCAGCCGCGGCCGGAGGATGCAACAGGCGCTGGCGGAGAGCGTGCTGCTGGCGCTCGTCGGCGGGGCGGTGGGACTCCTGCTGGTGCTGTGGGGCCTGGAGCTGGTGCGCACCCTGCTGCCCGCCAGCATGCTGCGGCTGGCGCCGCTGGAGCTGAGCGTCCCGGCCCTGGCCTTCAGCATGGCGCTGTCCGTGGGCGTGGGGCTGCTCTTCGGGCTGGCGCCCGCGCTGCACACCTCCGGCATGGACGTGCTGCCGCTGCTGAAGCAGTCCGGCAGCTCCGCGGGCGCGCGCGCCCACCACCCGCTGCGCAATGCGCTCGTCATGGTGCAGCTGGCGCTGGCGATGGTGCTGCTGGTGGGCACCGGGCTCATGGTGCGCACGCTGCAGAACGTGCAGTCCGTGGACCTGGGCTTCGACACGAACGGGCTGCTGTCCGCGCGGCTGTCGCTGCCCGCCGCGAAGTACGTGGATGCGCCGCGCAGGGCCACCTTCTTCGACGAGCTGCAGGGACGCCTGGGAGCGCTGCCCGGGGTGGAGGCGGTGGGCCTCATCAACGACGCCCCCCTGGGCCAGAGCAACACCAACGGAGACTTCACCCTGGAGGGCAGCCCCGTCCAGCCCGGCGAGCGGTACCTGACCGAGTACCGCGTGGCCAGTCCGGACTACTTCCGCACCATGCGCATCCCCGTGCGCCAGGGCCGCGCCTTCGGCCCCCAGGACGGGGAGAAGGGCGCGCCCGTCGCCATCGTCAACGAGGCCTTCGTCCGGAGCTACCTCGGCACCGGCGAGGCCCTGGGCCGGCGGGTGAAGCTGGACTGGAACGGGGACAGCGCGTTCCACGACATCGTCGGCGTGGTGGCGGACGTGCGGCATGACCGGCTCACCCTCCCCGCCCGGCCGGAGGTGTACTTCCCGCTGGCCCAGCTTCCCGTCCCCACGGTGACGCTGCTGCTGCGCACCCGGGGCTCGGAGGCGCCGGTGATGGCCGCCGTGCGCCAGGAGGTGAAGGCGGTGGACGCGGAGCAGCCCATCTTCGACCTGGCGCCCTTCACCGCGCGCATCGACAGCCAGTTGCTGCGCCCCACGGCGACGGCCCGGCTGCTGGCCGCCTTCGCCCTGCTGGCGGTGGTGCTGGCCGGCGTGGGCGTCTATGGCGTCATGGCGTACACCGTGGGCCAGCGCACGCGCGAGCTGGGCATCCGCCTGGCGCTGGGCGCACACCCGAGGCAGGTGCTGCGCCTGGTGCTGGGACAGGGCCTGCGGCTGACGGTGGTGGGCGTGGGGGTGGGACTGCTGGCCGCCTTTGGCTGCACGCGGCTGCTGGCGTCGCTGCTGTACGGCGTGGACGCCAGCGAGCCGACCATCTTCCTGGGGGTGGCGGTGGTGCTCGGCGGGGTGTCCCTGCTGGCCAGCTGGCTGCCGGCGCTGCGCGCCAGCCGGGTGTCGCCGGCCATCTCCCTGCGCTCGGAGTAGCCCCCGCGCCCGGCGCCGCTCCTGTCAATACCGCCGCCCGGCTGCCTGCTGCCCGGGCGACCAGGGGGGTCGGCGCCACCCTCATCCCGGCCTTCGGTGGCGGAGCGGAGAAACCCTATCCGGAGTGATGGACGGTTGACCCTTTGACGCTTGGCAAGCGTCGGGTTTAAGAGTCCGCATGCACTTCGACTGGACCTTTCTTGTGCGGATGAGTGCGCTGGTGCTGCCGGCCATCATGCTCATGGCCCTGCACGGCGCGGCGCACGCGTCGACTCCCTCCACTCCCGCCTCTGGGGTGTCGATGGAGAAGCTGTCCCGCCAGCGCATCTTCTTCGGCCACCAGTCGGTGGGCGGCAACATCCTCGACGGCGTCAAGCAGCTTGGCGCGGCGCCGCGCATCGTGGAGGTGAAGGCCCCCACCGAGACGGTGGCGCCCGGCACCATCGCCCACGCCATGGTGGGTGAGAACCTGAAGCCCGAGTCGAAAATCGCCGACTTCGAGCGGTTGATGGACGCGGGGCTCGCGAAGCAGGCCGACGTGGCCTTCTTCAAGTTCTGCTACATCGACTTCAGCGGCACGACGGACACGCGCGCGCTGTTCGAGAAGTACCGCACGACCATGGACGGGCTGAAGGCGCGCCACCCGGGCACCACCTTCGTCCACGTCACCGTGCCGCTGACCACCGTGCAGCGCGGCGCCAAGGCGTGGCTGAAGGAGCTGCTGGGCCGGCCCGTGTGGGGCCTCACGGAGAACGTGCAGCGCGAGACGTTCAACCAGTTGCTGCGCCAGACGTACGGCGGCGGCAAGGCGCCGCTGTTCGACCTGGCGATGCTGGAGTCCACGACCGCCGAGGGGACGCCGGAGACGTACGAGCTGAACGGGCAGTCGTGGCCGGCCATGGTGCCGGCGTACTCGGATGACGGCGGCCACCTCAACGCCGCGGGGCAGGCCCGCATGGCAAAGGAGTTCCTCGCCTTCCTGTCCACGCTGCCGGCGCCCGCCGTGCAGCCCCCCATCCCCGCTGCCCAACCCACTCCGTGACATGAGCCCCCTACCTGTTGCCCTGTCGCGCGAGCTGGGCTCGCTGCTCTCGCGCTTGAAGCTGCGGCGCTGCCGGATGGTGGGGGAGGCTCCCACGGTGCTCGGCCGCGTATGGATTCACGGCCCCGGGGAAGTCCGCCTGGGGCACCGCGTGGTGCTGGACGGGCGGATGGCGCCCATCGAGCTGCACGCGATGCGGGGCGGAAGCATCGTCCTGGGCGACGACGTCGCCATCGAAGGAGGCGCCTCGCTGGAGGCGCTCCAGTCCATCACCGTCGGCGCGGGCGCGAAGCTGGGTGCCTTCTGCAAGGTGATGGACAACCAGCACCACCCGCTGCGAGGCAACCGGCACGAGCGGCCCCCCTCCGTCCCATTGGTCATCGAGGACGGAGTGACGGTGGGCAGCCGCGCCATCCTCCTCCCGGGCACGCACCTGCAGCAGGGTGCCACCGTGGCCCCCGGCACCGTGATTTCCCGCCGCATCCCCCCGCGCGTGACGGTGGGGGGCTCGCCGGCCCGGGTGCTTCGCCGCGAGGTGGCCGAATGACTCCGAGAATTGCCTCCGTCCCGCTGTCCACCGTGGTGGCCCAGCTCCACGGGCTTCGCGAGTCGCTGGAGCCCCGGGCCGAGCGCGCGGTGGCCCTGGTGCGCGCGCGCTGGCTGTTCCGCTCGCTCCAGTCCGTGGGCCACAACGTGGCCGCGTACGGGCCCCTCTCCGTGAAGAACGAGGGCACCATGAAGCTGGGGGACCGGCTCACCTTCGTGGGCGGAATGATGCCCAGCTCGCTGGTGAGCCACCCGGGTGCCCGGCTGACCATTGGCGCCGAGACTCAGTTCAACTACGGCGTCTCCCTGGAGGCCTGGGAGTCCGTCACCCTCGGTGAGCGATGCATGTTCGCCTCGTTCGTACGCATCAGCGACCGCGACGGACACCGCACCGCGCCCATCGTCATCGAGGACGACGTCTGGGTGGCCCACGGCGCCATCATCATGCCGGGGGTGCGCGTGGGGGCGCGCTCGGTGGTGTCCGCCGGAAGCATCGTCACCCAGGACGTACCGCCAGACTCGCTCGCCATGGGCAACCCCGCCCGCAACATGAGCCTGGAATTGGTCGCCCGCGAGTCGGGCGCCTGACTCCCGCGAGTCGCGGCCGCATTCCGTCTTCCCTTCACCTCATTCCAGACAGGAACGAAACCATGAGCAGCCTCCGTGAGCGCATCCGTACCTTCATCGTCGACACCTTCTTCGTGGACGAGTTCGCCGACGACGACTCCTTCCTCCGCAAGGGCCTCATCGACTCCACGGGGATGATGGAGCTGGTGGCCTTCCTGGAGCAGGACTTCGGCCTCAAGCTCGAGGACCGCGAGCTGGTGCCGGAGAATCTGGACTCGCTGTCGCGCGTGGTCGCCTTCGTCGAGAAGAAGCAGCAGCAGCGCCTGCCCCAGGCCGGCTGAGAGAGAGCACCGCCATGTGTGGCATCACGGGTTTCACCTTTCCGGCGGGCGAGAGCGCCGGCGCCGCGCGGCAGGAGTCCGCCGAGCGGCTGCGAAGGATGACCGCCAGCATCAAGCACCGGGGCCCCGACGCACAGCGGGCCCTGCTGCTGAATGGCGTGGGCCTGGGCCACACGCGGCTCTCCATCGTCGACCTGGAGGGCGGCCATCAGCCCATGCGGGACGCGGCGACGGGCCTCACCGTCGTCTTCAACGGGGAGATCTTCAACCACGTGGAGCTGCGCGAGCAGCTCTCCGGGCGCTACGCGTTCCGCACGCGCTCGGACACCGAGGTCATCCTCGCGGCGTTCCTCACCTGGGGCATCGACTGCGTGCGCCGCTTCGAGGGCCAGTGGGCCTTCGCCCTGTGGGACCCGCGCGACAAGACGCTCTGGCTGTCCCGCGACAGGGTGGGCATCTGCCCGCTGTACTACGCGGAGCTGCCGGGCGGTCAGCTGGCGTTCGGCTCGGAGGCCAAGACGCTCTTCGCGGGCGGGCTGGTGACTCCGGCGCTGGACGCGCGCGGCCTCAAGCAGACCTTCCAGCTCTGGTCCCCGGTGGCGCCGCGCACCTCGTTCGAGGGCGTCAGCCTCCTGCCTCCCGCGCACTCGGCCCGCTTCCGGGACGGGAAGCTGGAGGTGTTCCGGTACTGGGATTTGGACTTCGGCGTGACGCCGGAGGCGGCGGACGAGCCGAAGCTGCTGGAGGAGCTGGGCGAGGTGTTGGAGCGCGCGGTGCGCCTGCGGCTGCGGGCGGACGTGCCGGTGGCGGCGTACCTGTCGGGCGGGCTGGACTCCAGCCTCCTGTGCGCGCTGGCGCAGGGGCAGCTGGGCGGCACGCTGCGCACCTTCTCCGTGGGCTTCGCGCACGCGCGCTTCGACGAGCGCCAGCACCAGACCACCGTGGCGGAGGAGCTGCACACGCAGCACCGCGTGGTGGAGATGAAGGACGGGGACATCGGCAAGCTGGTGCCCGGCGTCATCTTCCACGCCGAGCAGGCGATGATGCGCTCCGCGCCCGCGCCCTTCCTGCGCCTGAGCGAGTGGGTGCGGGAGAATGGCATCCGGGTGGTCCTCACCGGGGAAGGGTCGGACGAGATGTTCCTCGGCTATGACCTCTTCAAGGAGACGAAGGTCCGCCAGTTCTGGGCGCGCCAGCCGGCGTCGAAGTACCGCCCGCTGCTGCTGCGGAAGCTCTACCCCACCCTGTCGGTGAGCCAGCAGAACGTGGAGCTGCTGCGGGAGTTCTTCGGCATGGGGCTGGAGGACCCGGGCAGCCTGGCCTTCTCGCACCTGGTGCGCTGGTCCAACAGCGGCCGCATCTCCCGCTTCCTCGCGCCGGAGTTCGCCGCGCGCGTGGCGGACGAGGACCCGGTGGCCTCGGTGCTCCAGTCGGTGCCGGAGCACGTGGCCCGGTGGCGGCCGCTGGCGCGCGCGCAGTACCTGGAGGCGAAGACGCTGCTGTCCGGCTACCTCCTGTCCGCGCAGGGCGACCGCATGCTGCTGGGCAACGCGGTGGAGGGGCGCTTCCCCTTCCTGGACACGGCGGTGATGGAGTTCGCCGCGCGCGTGCCGGAGCGGCTGCGCCTGAAGGGGCTGGACGAGAAGCACCTCCTCAAGCGCTTCGCCCGGGGCAAGGTGCCCGCCTCCATCCTGGAGCGGAGCAAGTTCCCCTACCGTGCCCCCATCGCCGGAGCGCTGGTGGGCCCCGACGCGCCGGCCTGGGCCCGGGAGCTGCTCGCGCCCGAAGCGGTGGCGAAGGTAGGCGTCTTCGACGCGAAGAAGGCGGAGCGGCTCGTCGCCAAGCTGCGCGCGCCCAACGCCGCCGAGAGCGAGGCGGACACCATGGCCCTCTTCGCCATGGCATCCACGCAGCTGCTGGCCCACCACTTCCTCCACCCGCGCCCGCCCCCGGCCGCTGACGTGGACGCGGTGGTGCTGGAGGCCGCATGAGCGCCGGGTGCACGGTGGACGCCGTGGTGCGGGAGGCCTCATGAGCGCCGCGGACTCTTCTCCCGCCTGGGTGCTCGGCCACGCGGGGCGCACCCCGGACGCGCCCGCGGTGGACTCGCCGTGGGTGCGGCTGACGTACCGGCAGCTCGCGGACCGGATGCTGGCGCTGGCCGGACACCTGCGCGCGGCGGGCGTCGGCCCGGGAGACAAGGTGCTCATCGCCCTGCCCCTCGGCTCGGCGGCGGTGGTGGCGGGGCTCGCGGTGCAGGCGCTGGGCGCGTGCGCGGTGGAGCTGGACCGCGAGTCCGGCGCGGCGTCACTGGACGCCATCCTCACGCAGACGGGCGCGCGGCACGCCTTCCTCTTCGGACAGGACGCGCGCAAGTGGGCCGGCAAGTCCGGCCTGAGCCATTTCTACGTGGTGCACTCCTCGCGGCCACCGGAGCGCATGCTCCAGGTGCTCGCGCCGGCCGGCTGCGCCTGGGTGCAGGAGGACGGCGCGCTGGACGCGGAGGCGAAGGCCGCTCCGCTTGAGGCACTGCCCTCCACGCCGGCCGACACGCACGCGGCCATCGTCTACACGTCCGGCAGCACGGGCACGCCCCGGGGTGTCATCCAGACGTTCGGCAACATCGCCGCCAACACGCGCTCCATCGTCGAGTACCTGGGCCTGACTCCGGGAGACAGGGCACACCTCATCCTCCCGCTGCACTACTGCTACGGGAAGAGCGTGCTCCAGACGCACCTGCTCGTGGGCGGCTCGGTGTTCCTGGACCCGCGCTTCATGTACCCGCAGGTGGTGCTGGAGGCCATGGCGGCCGAGGGCAGCACGGGCTTCGCCGGAGTCCCGCTCACCTTCGAGCTGCTGAAGCGACAGGCCAGCCCCGAGTCCCTGTCCACGCTCAAGCTGCGCTACGTCACGCAGGCGGGCGGAGGCATGGCGCCGGACACGATTCAGTGGACGCGCGACGCGTTCCGCCCGGCGGAGCTGTTCGTCATGTACGGCCAGACAGAGGCCACCGCGCGACTGAGCTACCTGCCGCCGAGGCTGGCGCGGGAGAAGGCAGGCTCCATCGGAATGGGCATTCCGGGCGTGGAGCTGCGCGTGGTGGCGGAGGACGGCACGCCGCTGCCGGTGGGCGAGACGGGCCACCTGGTGGCGAAGGGCGCCAACGTCACGCCAGGCTACCTGGGCGCGCCCGAGGAGACGGCCACCGTGCTGCGGGACGGCTGGCTGTGGACGGGCGACCTGGCCTGGTGCGACGCGGACGGCTGCTTCTTCCTGGTGGGGCGCGCGAAGGAAATCCTCAAGGTGAACGGCCACCGGGTGAGCCCGGCGGAAATCGAGCACCAGCTCGCGCGCCACCCGGCGGTGAAGGAGGTGGCGGTGGTGGGAGTGCCGGACGCGCTGGGCGGCGAGGCGGCCTGCGCGGTGGTGGTGACGCACGAGGGCGCCGAGGTGAAGGAGGACGACTTGCGGCGCTTCTGTCGCGAGTCGCTGCCGGTGCACAAGGTGCCGAAGCACGTGGTGTTCTCGGAAGCGCTCCCGCGCGGACCCGCCGGCAAGGTGCTCAAGGCGGAGCTGCGCACACGGTATTCGTCAGTCGGTTCTTCGTAAGGAATTCGAGAGGGGTGGACACGATGAAGTTCTCCAAGCAGGTGCTGGAACTGGACTGGGAGGCCAAGGCGGCCGAGCTGTCCGAGGGGCTCCGCGAGGCGGTGCTGAAGAAGCTGAAGAAGCGCGGGCTGGTGGTGGCCATCTCCGGTGGCATCGACTCGGCGTGCGTGGCGGCGCTGGCGGTGCGGGCGCTGGGGCCGGAGCGCGTGTTCGGCATCCTCCTGCCGGAGAAGGACTCCAGCGGGTGGAGCTCGCAGCTGGGCCGCAAGCTGTCCGAGAAGCTGGGCATCAAGTACCAGCTCCACGACATCGCTCCGATTCTGGAGGCGGCGGGCTGCTACCGGCAGCGGGACGAGGCGGTGCGCTCGGTGTTCCCGGAGTTCACCCCGGACATGAAGTGGAAGATCGTCATGCACGGTGACCGACTGAACACGGACACCATGAACTTCTTCAACGTGGTGGTGCAGGTGAACGGCGAGGAGCGCCGCTTCCGCCTCTCGCCGCAGGCGTACACGCAGATTGTCGCCGCGACGAACTTCAAGCAGCGCACCCGGAAGATGATGGACTACTTCCACGCGGACCGGCTGAACTTCGCGGTGGCCGGCACGCCCAACCGCCTGGAGTACGACCAGGGCTTCTTCGTGAAGCTCGGTGACGGCGCGGCGGACGTGAAGCCGATTGCGGGCCTCTACAAGACGCAGGTCTACAAGCTGGCGAAGCACCTGGGCGTCATCGACGAAATCACCAGCGGCGAGCCCACCACGGACACGTTCAGCCTTCCGCAGTCGCAGGAGGACTTCTACTTCTCCGTGCACTACTCGCAGCTGGACCTGCTGATGTGGGCGAAGAACCACGCAGTGTCCACGGACGAGGCCGCGCAGGTGATGGGCCTGACGCCCACGCAGGTGCAGCGCGTCTACGACGACATCGACCAGAAGCGCCGCTCCACCGCGTACCTCCACTCCGCCCCGCTCCTGCTGGAGAAGGTGCCGGAGCTGGACGCGTTCAAGCTGGGCTGAGCAGGCCCCCTGTTGCCCGAACCGAGGGCTCCGCCGCCCGTTCCCCGGCGGGTGGGTGGAGCCGGACCGACGGACGGGGTATGGAATACGGGCTCCCGTCCCACGTCGGAGAAGACATGAACAGGTTCCTCGGCATCGCCTCCCTCCTCCTGGCCTCCGCTGCGCTCGGTGTCGCCCTCTGGGGCGGAGGTGAGTCCGTATCCCCCACCCCCGCCCCGCAGGACGAATCGGCCGCCGTCGCGCCCGAGGACCTGGAGTATCTGGAGCGGCGAATCCAGGCGATGGAGGACACCACGCTGGGCCTGTCCCGCCGGCTGATGGCGCTGGAGAAGCGGCCGGCGGTGTCCGCGGATGGAGGCCCGGTGGCCGCCCCCACGGCGCTCACCGCGGAGCTGGAGCAGCTTCGCGCGGAGGTGCGCGGAATGGTCGCCGGTGAGGCGCTCCACTCCGAGGGCGGGCGCGCCTACCTGAAGGACGCGGTGCGCTCGGTGCAGGACGAGATGCGCACGGAGCAGCGCGAGGCCCGCCAGCAGGAGTGGGTGCAGGCCCAGGCGCAGGGCCAGACCCAGCGCGCGGAGCGGCTGCGCCAGTTCGTCAGCGACGCGAAGCTCAACTACAACCAGGAGCAGACGCTGACCCGCCGCATGCAGTCGGAGGAGGCGAAGCGCCAGGCCCTCATCGAGGAGGTCCGCGCCGGCACGAAGAACCCCCGCGACATGCGGCAGGAGCTGCGCGCCGAGCGCCAGACGACGGACCAGGAGATGGCCGCGCTCCTCGACGAGGCCCAGCAGGCGAAGTACCGGGAGCTGCGTCGCGAAGAGGGCCGGGGAGGCGGAGGCGGAGGCGGAGGCGGAGGAGGAGGCGGCGGCGACCGCCCTCGCGGGGGGCGCGGTGAGCGCACCAACGGCGCGCAGCCGTAGTCGCCCCGCTCAGCCACACGGGGGCCGCGCGTTGTGGGAGATGACCAGCACCTCCTCCGACCTCGGCTCCTCGCGCGCCCAGGCCAGCAGCGCGCCCAGCCCGTCTGCGCCCCGCGTCCGGGCCACCTCCAGCGAGACGTCCTCGCGGTACGGATAGAAGAGGTCCTTCTCCCCCAGGCTCTGCTCCGCCCAGCACCGCCAGCCGGGCATGGAGCGGCCCGGCGCGGGCTGCAGGCCCACCACCTCGTAGCCCTCCGACGCGAAGGTCCGGTGCAGCCCCACCACCGTGGCGCCCGTGCCGAAGCCGCACACCACGGTCCTCACGGCGGGAAAGGCGTCGCGCACCACCTCCCGGAGCTTCACGGCCCAGGACGCCACGCACTCCACCAGCGCCCCGTTGGCGAGCTGCCTCGGCCAGCACCACCCCCGGCGCTCATAGCCCTGCGCCAGCTCCCACGCCTCGGAGAGCCCGCGCACGGTGCGCACCTCGCCGCCGAACCCGTTCGTCCGCAGGTACGCCGTCCCCTGCGCGTCCGTCAGCGCCACCACCGGCAGGCCCCGCTCCCGCCCCAGCGCGTCCAGCGCCAGCGCGGTGGCGGCCCCGGAGAGCTCCACCAGCCCCGTGGCCCCCTCCGGCAGCGAGGACTCCAGGTACCGCGAGAAGGTGAGGTACTTGAGGCTCCCCGCGGGGAGCGAGCCCCCCCATAGCACCACGGGGCCACCGGGCCAGGGACGCGACAGCGGGAACACGACGCGCATGCGGGACCTCCAGGCCCCAGCGTTCCCCACTCACGTCGCACCGCGCCAACCCCGCGCCCCCCGCGCTGTCGGCCCGTGGACCGGAAGGCCGCCCGTCCGCCCTCCGAGGACACTTGTCTCCGTCCCAGGGCCCACGCGAAGGGCCTGTGGGGCCGTGGGCTGTGCAATAGTTGGCGGCGGATTCCCATGCTCCGCCGGCTCCTCCCCACGCTCGTGGCCCTGGGTTGTGGCCTCCTGGCCCTTGGCTGGGGGCTGTTCAGCCTCCAGCGCATCTTCCTCCAGGAGCGCGAGGACGCCCGCGCCCAGGTGCACTCGCGCCGCGAGGCCCTGCAGCACTTCGCCACCCAGACCTTGCGGCTGAGCCTGCCCCTGCACTTCGAGGCGCGGCTCCCCGCCCTGCACGACGCCGCGGGAGACCCGCTCGTCTCGGCGGAGGGCTTCTATCTCCGCTTCCGCGGCAAGCAGCTGCTGCCGCGCCCCACCCGCCCCCGCCCCGGCACGCAGGCGCCCGTCCGCGACGCGTACTACGCCCTCGAGGCCCACCTGCGGGAGGGCGCCTCCTCGGTCCGCCTGGAGCAGCGCCTCGTCCTCCCCCCCGTGGATGACAAGGACGAGGACGGGTGGAAGCAGCCCCTCATCGTCCCCCCCTTGAATGACAAGGGCGAGGACGTCTGGGAGCGGCCCCTCGCGGCCCCCCTCGTGGACCGCTCGACGGCGAGCCGATGGGAGCAGCGCCTGGAGCTGCTGCACGCCGCGGATGCGGCGCTCTCGACACCGGGAGCCCGGGGCGCCAGCAGGCGGGTGGAGGCCATGCTGCGCTTCCACGCCGACAACCCCCTGCCCGCGCCGCAGGAGCTGCTCTTCCTGTTGCTGGCCGCGGAGCAGCTGCAGCGTGGGCCGGACACGGAGCCGCTCGTCCGGGCGCTGCTGCGCGAGGGCTTGCCGGAGGACTTCGGCGGCTTCGCCCGCGCGTCGGGACTCCAGCGGGACTTGCTGCGCGCGCGCCCACGGCTCACCCAGGTGGACTTCGACTTCCTCCACACCCGCGTCCTCCAGCTCAGCGCCAGCCTGGGCGAGCCCTTCCGTGACTTCGTGGAGCGCGCCACCGAGGTGGGCGCTGGCGGGCTGGTGATACCGGACGACCTCAGTGAGCCCGTCCTGATGCGCGAGCAGTGGTACGTGACCTCCCGGAAGGAGGCGGTCTACGGAATCGCGGTGAACATGGACGACCTGCTGCGCCCCATCGCCGAGGACCTGCGCGCGCGCCAGCTCCTCGACGCGGACGGCGTGCTCCGGCTGAAGCCCGGCAGCGGAGTGCAGCAGGTGCGCACGGTGCAGGTCCTCGCGGACATGCCCCAGTGGGCGCGGGCGGAGGCGGACATCGAGGCGCGCTATGGCCTGAAGACGGCGCTGGTGGCCGTGTGCGGCGCGCTGGCGCTGGCCATCTTCGCGCTGTCGGTGGTGTCGCAGCAGCGCAAGTACCGCTTCCTGGAGCTGAAGAGCGACTTCGTGGCCACCGTGTCGCACGAGCTGCGCACGCCGCTGGCCTCCATCCGACTGCTGGGCGAGACGCTGGAGCGCAAGCTGTCGCAGGCCCCCGAGGTGCGGGACTACCCGACGCG comes from Pyxidicoccus trucidator and encodes:
- the nadE gene encoding NAD(+) synthase, producing the protein MKFSKQVLELDWEAKAAELSEGLREAVLKKLKKRGLVVAISGGIDSACVAALAVRALGPERVFGILLPEKDSSGWSSQLGRKLSEKLGIKYQLHDIAPILEAAGCYRQRDEAVRSVFPEFTPDMKWKIVMHGDRLNTDTMNFFNVVVQVNGEERRFRLSPQAYTQIVAATNFKQRTRKMMDYFHADRLNFAVAGTPNRLEYDQGFFVKLGDGAADVKPIAGLYKTQVYKLAKHLGVIDEITSGEPTTDTFSLPQSQEDFYFSVHYSQLDLLMWAKNHAVSTDEAAQVMGLTPTQVQRVYDDIDQKRRSTAYLHSAPLLLEKVPELDAFKLG
- a CDS encoding SGNH/GDSL hydrolase family protein, yielding MHFDWTFLVRMSALVLPAIMLMALHGAAHASTPSTPASGVSMEKLSRQRIFFGHQSVGGNILDGVKQLGAAPRIVEVKAPTETVAPGTIAHAMVGENLKPESKIADFERLMDAGLAKQADVAFFKFCYIDFSGTTDTRALFEKYRTTMDGLKARHPGTTFVHVTVPLTTVQRGAKAWLKELLGRPVWGLTENVQRETFNQLLRQTYGGGKAPLFDLAMLESTTAEGTPETYELNGQSWPAMVPAYSDDGGHLNAAGQARMAKEFLAFLSTLPAPAVQPPIPAAQPTP
- a CDS encoding class I adenylate-forming enzyme family protein, whose amino-acid sequence is MSAADSSPAWVLGHAGRTPDAPAVDSPWVRLTYRQLADRMLALAGHLRAAGVGPGDKVLIALPLGSAAVVAGLAVQALGACAVELDRESGAASLDAILTQTGARHAFLFGQDARKWAGKSGLSHFYVVHSSRPPERMLQVLAPAGCAWVQEDGALDAEAKAAPLEALPSTPADTHAAIVYTSGSTGTPRGVIQTFGNIAANTRSIVEYLGLTPGDRAHLILPLHYCYGKSVLQTHLLVGGSVFLDPRFMYPQVVLEAMAAEGSTGFAGVPLTFELLKRQASPESLSTLKLRYVTQAGGGMAPDTIQWTRDAFRPAELFVMYGQTEATARLSYLPPRLAREKAGSIGMGIPGVELRVVAEDGTPLPVGETGHLVAKGANVTPGYLGAPEETATVLRDGWLWTGDLAWCDADGCFFLVGRAKEILKVNGHRVSPAEIEHQLARHPAVKEVAVVGVPDALGGEAACAVVVTHEGAEVKEDDLRRFCRESLPVHKVPKHVVFSEALPRGPAGKVLKAELRTRYSSVGSS
- a CDS encoding acyltransferase; translation: MTPRIASVPLSTVVAQLHGLRESLEPRAERAVALVRARWLFRSLQSVGHNVAAYGPLSVKNEGTMKLGDRLTFVGGMMPSSLVSHPGARLTIGAETQFNYGVSLEAWESVTLGERCMFASFVRISDRDGHRTAPIVIEDDVWVAHGAIIMPGVRVGARSVVSAGSIVTQDVPPDSLAMGNPARNMSLELVARESGA
- a CDS encoding acyltransferase, translating into MSPLPVALSRELGSLLSRLKLRRCRMVGEAPTVLGRVWIHGPGEVRLGHRVVLDGRMAPIELHAMRGGSIVLGDDVAIEGGASLEALQSITVGAGAKLGAFCKVMDNQHHPLRGNRHERPPSVPLVIEDGVTVGSRAILLPGTHLQQGATVAPGTVISRRIPPRVTVGGSPARVLRREVAE
- the asnB gene encoding asparagine synthase (glutamine-hydrolyzing) is translated as MCGITGFTFPAGESAGAARQESAERLRRMTASIKHRGPDAQRALLLNGVGLGHTRLSIVDLEGGHQPMRDAATGLTVVFNGEIFNHVELREQLSGRYAFRTRSDTEVILAAFLTWGIDCVRRFEGQWAFALWDPRDKTLWLSRDRVGICPLYYAELPGGQLAFGSEAKTLFAGGLVTPALDARGLKQTFQLWSPVAPRTSFEGVSLLPPAHSARFRDGKLEVFRYWDLDFGVTPEAADEPKLLEELGEVLERAVRLRLRADVPVAAYLSGGLDSSLLCALAQGQLGGTLRTFSVGFAHARFDERQHQTTVAEELHTQHRVVEMKDGDIGKLVPGVIFHAEQAMMRSAPAPFLRLSEWVRENGIRVVLTGEGSDEMFLGYDLFKETKVRQFWARQPASKYRPLLLRKLYPTLSVSQQNVELLREFFGMGLEDPGSLAFSHLVRWSNSGRISRFLAPEFAARVADEDPVASVLQSVPEHVARWRPLARAQYLEAKTLLSGYLLSAQGDRMLLGNAVEGRFPFLDTAVMEFAARVPERLRLKGLDEKHLLKRFARGKVPASILERSKFPYRAPIAGALVGPDAPAWARELLAPEAVAKVGVFDAKKAERLVAKLRAPNAAESEADTMALFAMASTQLLAHHFLHPRPPPAADVDAVVLEAA
- a CDS encoding ABC transporter permease, yielding MDSLRQDFRYALRTLARTPGFTLAAGITLALAIGANTVLFSAIHTMLLRPLPFQEAGELVRAWCRQGGGLDTASVSEPELLGWREHGRSFAQLAAFGRKDLNRTGVDSPERVRASVVTANFFSTLGVRPSQGRDFTDEDARPGQPASVVVVSHGFWKRALAGGADVVGRTLVLDGRGHTVVGVLPESFNFPEYAEEAEVWLPLGLDPQRHGHHYLSVLGRRAPGVTLEAAQADLGRVATLIHRPEPGDPTPHGVTTRPWQEELTGNMRPVLWMLWGAVAFVLLIACANVANLMLVRALARQRDGAIRAALGASRGRRMQQALAESVLLALVGGAVGLLLVLWGLELVRTLLPASMLRLAPLELSVPALAFSMALSVGVGLLFGLAPALHTSGMDVLPLLKQSGSSAGARAHHPLRNALVMVQLALAMVLLVGTGLMVRTLQNVQSVDLGFDTNGLLSARLSLPAAKYVDAPRRATFFDELQGRLGALPGVEAVGLINDAPLGQSNTNGDFTLEGSPVQPGERYLTEYRVASPDYFRTMRIPVRQGRAFGPQDGEKGAPVAIVNEAFVRSYLGTGEALGRRVKLDWNGDSAFHDIVGVVADVRHDRLTLPARPEVYFPLAQLPVPTVTLLLRTRGSEAPVMAAVRQEVKAVDAEQPIFDLAPFTARIDSQLLRPTATARLLAAFALLAVVLAGVGVYGVMAYTVGQRTRELGIRLALGAHPRQVLRLVLGQGLRLTVVGVGVGLLAAFGCTRLLASLLYGVDASEPTIFLGVAVVLGGVSLLASWLPALRASRVSPAISLRSE
- a CDS encoding acyl carrier protein, encoding MSSLRERIRTFIVDTFFVDEFADDDSFLRKGLIDSTGMMELVAFLEQDFGLKLEDRELVPENLDSLSRVVAFVEKKQQQRLPQAG
- a CDS encoding pyridoxal-phosphate dependent enzyme, giving the protein MRVVFPLSRPWPGGPVVLWGGSLPAGSLKYLTFSRYLESSLPEGATGLVELSGAATALALDALGRERGLPVVALTDAQGTAYLRTNGFGGEVRTVRGLSEAWELAQGYERRGWCWPRQLANGALVECVASWAVKLREVVRDAFPAVRTVVCGFGTGATVVGLHRTFASEGYEVVGLQPAPGRSMPGWRCWAEQSLGEKDLFYPYREDVSLEVARTRGADGLGALLAWAREEPRSEEVLVISHNARPPCG